AAACCAGATCGATCATGGTGGAAGATGTACTTGATCTGGTTAGCTTGGATTCTAGGTTAGCATGCATTCGCGTTTGTGCTGCTGGCATGTTTCTCGCCTACATGTCTCCAATACACAGGTCCCCTGGAAATGCAATGCTTGCAAGTGCGGGTTGGTCCATTGTTTTTTGCACTTTTGATATAGtaactttaaatttaaaaccacaACGACAACCGCAAATGTGCTGAACCCATTGCAAAAACCCGTTGCACCATATGCAATACGAATACTTCGTCGCTCCCCCAGCGTGTTCGTACGGCAACAGTCAGGTGTGCTGCTCGGCAGCCCTATACAACAAAGTGAAGTGTCACGATGACACTTCACAGAGGTAAGCGTCCACGATAGTATGTCCAGCAGTCAAACGCAATTACCGTGATTCCACGTGCTTTCTGTATGGGGCTCTGGGGGGGGTTGAATTGGATTAGAGTAGAACTGCATTCAACCTTGGGTGATGGATTGATCTGATGAAACAATGAATTTGACATTGAAGGTGCCGCTGCATTTTGCGCTGTCAGTTAGATCTAGCGCAAGCCGcatgaaaacacacaaatcctAGTATAATCAAACGATCGTTTTGTCCGCCCATATAAAAACCGCCCAGCAGGAACTAATATGTAATGCATGCAATCCAACAGCAACCGACAGACAGATGTGGCCGCGAACGCAACACACCAGCAGATGCAGATTTTTTACAACCGTTACAGTACACACAGCAGGTTCTAATTATGTCTAATTAATTACGTCTATTTACAGCTGTTTTAAAGCAACATTGTTCACAACAGACCTAAAACGACATTAACGATCGATCATGGCTGTGTTTGGACTCGTCTCAGCCGTGGCTGGGTTCGTGAAGGTGCGATACCTGCAGGATAAAGCCATCATTGATAACATGGTGTTCCGGTGTCACTATCGCATAACTAGTGCGATCTTATTTGCCTGCTGTATTATCGTCACTGCTAACAATCTGATTGGCGATCCAATATCCTGCATAAACGACGGAGCCGTCCCCGTGCACGTGATTAACACCTACTGCTGGATCACATACACGTTCACATTGCCCGGGCAGCATGGACGTCGGTTGGGCACGGAAGTGGCCCACTCTGGTCTGGGCAACGACAACCAGGAACGGACGTATCACAGTTACTACCAGTGGGTGCCGTTCATGCTGTTCTTCCAGGGCTTGCTGTTCTATGTGCCACACTGGATTTGGAAAAATTGGGAAGAGGGTCGCATGCGTATGATCACCGAAGGTATGCGTGGCGTATCAACAGCAAGTCCTGCGGAACGCAAATCGCGTCATGATCGTTTAGCGCAATATTTGTACGACAGTGCCAACACGCATAACACATATTCGTTCGGATATTTCTTTTGCGAGGCCCTCAATTTTATCAATGTGGTATGTAAAACACTGTTGCAACCAAGCAGTTTCTATAGCGTATCGGATGCATAATTACATAAATTCATTACAGGTGGGCAACATATTCTTTGTCGACAAATTTTTGGGTGGTGCTTTCTTAACCTACGGATCAGATGTGCTAAGATTCTCTAATATGAACCAAGAAAATCGTTCTGACCCTATGATCGAGGTGagttaatggttttttttataaagcaaatattcccattttttctatcataatatgtttcattccACAGATATTCCCAAGAGTAACTAAGTGCACGTTCCACAAATATGGTTCCTCAGGTAGCATTCAGAAGCATGATGCACTTTGCGTACTGGCACTcaacattttgaatgaaaagatCTACATTTTTCTGTGGTAAGTTTGTCAAAGCTATGTCCTGCGGCTTACACACTGTGGTGCATATTGTGTATATTAATCCACCATCATAACTATTTGTTTTCTACACCATCCTCTTGAACGTAGGTTCTGGTTCATTATTCTTGCGGTTGCCTCCGGTTTGGCGATTGTCTACTCTGCCGCTATCGTCATGATGCCGACGTCGCGAGAAGCCGTTCTGAGACGTCGCTTCCGCAAAGCTGACCCCGGTGACGTTTGCAACCTTATTCGCCGTGTACAAATCGGTGATTTCCTCATGATTCATCTGCTTGGCCAAAATCTCAACGTTACCTCGTACGGTGAGATGCTGCACTCTTTTATCAACATGCTAGACGAGGGTCGGCCAATCTCGGGGGACACACCGTCGGCACCATCGACACTCGAAATGGCTCCCATGTATCCGGCGATCGAGAAATACGGTAAAGAAACTGAAACATAACCTCATTCGCCATCCTGCCCAGCACGGCTTCGATGGTGGACTTCCGCTGCAGATTACTAGCACCGTATTACAAACACACCTCTCTAGAACTTTGTTTTGGACCTCTCTTTTCTCCAACTTCCATCATGCAACCTTAGTTTAGCTTTTAAGTAGAACTACTCTATGGTTGAGTATTAAATTATCACAGGAACGCACTCAAACATAGCCTCCCTTAAAACAACATACACCTAGATCAATTCGATGGAATGACAATGCATGAGTAGAAAGTAGACGAACCATATCTGGTGTCACTAACTGTGCGTCAGAGAACGTTCCAGcccaaaattgtttaattctGCTAATTTATCACacatttatttccaatttttgGACCACCTTTACCACACGCGATCAACGGTACTATCATCGGGAAATCGGAAAATTGATGCTGTCTTTAATATTATCGATACTCAACAACACAATATAAAACAGACAAGGAAAAGGAGGTATTGCATCAGGACTACGAAGCTTAAATAATGTCTGCCTCCAGTAGTGCGGGAGTAAACGTGACCAGAAAGTTACGCTACAACTACGTACATTTGACAAGTAAGATTCTGCCGAACTCCGCCTCTGCAACGGTGTGAACGAAGAGGGTGTAGCttaaggaaacaaaatcaatcaagcTACTtctcaattttaaatttaaagtaatcATCCTAAAAACAACGTAAGATTAAACTAAGCTGTGGAAG
This region of Anopheles marshallii chromosome 2, idAnoMarsDA_429_01, whole genome shotgun sequence genomic DNA includes:
- the LOC128706844 gene encoding innexin inx3, with the protein product MAVFGLVSAVAGFVKVRYLQDKAIIDNMVFRCHYRITSAILFACCIIVTANNLIGDPISCINDGAVPVHVINTYCWITYTFTLPGQHGRRLGTEVAHSGLGNDNQERTYHSYYQWVPFMLFFQGLLFYVPHWIWKNWEEGRMRMITEGMRGVSTASPAERKSRHDRLAQYLYDSANTHNTYSFGYFFCEALNFINVVGNIFFVDKFLGGAFLTYGSDVLRFSNMNQENRSDPMIEIFPRVTKCTFHKYGSSGSIQKHDALCVLALNILNEKIYIFLWFWFIILAVASGLAIVYSAAIVMMPTSREAVLRRRFRKADPGDVCNLIRRVQIGDFLMIHLLGQNLNVTSYGEMLHSFINMLDEGRPISGDTPSAPSTLEMAPMYPAIEKYGKETET